Proteins encoded together in one Gemmatimonadetes bacterium T265 window:
- a CDS encoding extracytoplasmic sigma factor ECF, whose protein sequence is MQPRRDDDVARRFGATGPGGPAAFADWYARAYDELHRLAHRVRAGRAGATLSTTALVHEAYVRLQPSRVAPPDAGADAERAHFFAVAARAMRDVLVDAARRRAAEKRGGGAALVTLGDDAAQAVRPDEVLALDEALRRLGALDARQLRVVECRFFAGLTADETALALGVSLSTVEREWRGARAWLARELRAP, encoded by the coding sequence GTGCAGCCCCGTCGCGACGACGACGTCGCCCGGCGGTTCGGGGCGACCGGGCCCGGCGGCCCCGCCGCGTTCGCCGACTGGTACGCCCGCGCGTACGACGAGCTGCACCGGCTCGCCCACCGCGTGCGCGCCGGACGTGCCGGGGCGACGCTGTCCACCACCGCGCTCGTCCACGAAGCGTACGTCCGGCTGCAGCCGTCCCGCGTCGCGCCGCCGGACGCCGGGGCGGACGCGGAACGCGCGCATTTCTTCGCCGTGGCCGCGCGGGCGATGCGCGACGTGCTCGTCGACGCCGCGCGCCGGCGCGCGGCGGAGAAGCGCGGGGGCGGCGCGGCCCTGGTCACGCTCGGCGACGACGCCGCGCAGGCGGTGCGCCCGGACGAGGTGCTCGCGCTCGACGAGGCGCTCCGGCGCCTCGGCGCGCTCGACGCGCGGCAGCTGCGCGTGGTCGAGTGCCGGTTCTTCGCCGGCCTCACGGCCGACGAGACGGCGCTGGCGTTAGGCGTGTCGCTGTCCACGGTCGAGCGCGAATGGCGCGGCGCGCGCGCCTGGCTCGCGCGGGAGCTGCGCGCGCCGTGA
- the ctaD gene encoding cytochrome c oxidase subunit 1, producing the protein MATTIAPPAFAPADTRVSEEHTGLWGWLTTVDHKKIGTLYLVTSLAFFIWGGLEAGLIRAQLAQPNEHLVSAETYNQLFTMHGTTMVFLAIMPLSAAFFNLLIPLQIGARDVAFPRLNAFSYWIYLFGGIFITLPVLFHAAPDGGWFGYAPLTTRAYSPGINIDFWVIGLQILGISTLAASFNFITTVINMRAPGMNMMRMPMFTWNAFIVQFLVLLAFPVITIALQFLIFDRFFGTNFYTIAAGADPLLWQHLFWIFGHPEVYILVLPAFGLVSEVIPAFSRKPIFGYPVMVYATTLIGFLGFGVWAHHMFAVGMGPVADSLFSLTTMLIAIPTGVKIFNWISTMWGGALNFTTAMKYATALVGLFTIGGISGVMHSSPPADLQQTDTYFVVAHFHYVLFGGSMMGLFAGIYYYFPKFTGRLLNERRGSWSFWTMLVGMNLTFFPMHFSGLLGMPRRVYTYDADQGYAGFNLASSIGTAILIVGVWFTIYNLIKSWNGGEKAGNDPWGAGTLEWTIPSPPPDYNFAELPRVTSRYPLWDVKAPELTAEVPHTERGDTRLGIGVPGAGTGANGAEATHTHVNPTGGEAPLGGAPVMVNANVPAGSRTPGDRPSSGEMARTGVIPTAKELGIPMPYPTIMPLVCALGVVVMFSGLMFLEKNLLLGVGVMAFGALWWTSSLFNWLTNPLEDAH; encoded by the coding sequence ATGGCCACCACGATTGCACCGCCAGCCTTCGCGCCCGCGGACACGCGCGTCTCGGAGGAGCACACCGGCCTCTGGGGCTGGCTCACCACGGTCGACCACAAGAAGATCGGGACGCTCTACCTCGTCACGTCGCTCGCCTTCTTCATCTGGGGCGGGCTCGAGGCGGGGCTGATCCGCGCCCAGCTCGCGCAGCCGAACGAGCACCTCGTCTCGGCCGAGACGTACAACCAGCTGTTCACGATGCACGGCACGACGATGGTGTTCCTCGCCATCATGCCCCTGTCGGCGGCGTTCTTCAACCTGCTGATCCCGCTCCAGATCGGCGCGCGCGACGTCGCCTTCCCGCGGCTCAACGCGTTCTCGTACTGGATCTACCTGTTCGGCGGCATCTTCATCACGCTCCCCGTCCTCTTCCACGCCGCGCCGGACGGCGGGTGGTTCGGGTACGCGCCGCTGACGACGAGGGCGTACTCACCCGGGATCAACATCGACTTCTGGGTGATCGGGCTCCAGATCCTCGGCATCAGCACGCTGGCGGCGTCGTTCAACTTCATCACGACCGTCATCAACATGCGGGCGCCCGGGATGAACATGATGCGCATGCCCATGTTCACCTGGAACGCGTTCATCGTGCAGTTCCTCGTGCTGCTGGCCTTCCCGGTCATCACGATCGCGCTGCAGTTCCTGATCTTCGACCGCTTCTTCGGGACCAATTTCTATACCATCGCCGCGGGCGCCGACCCGCTGCTCTGGCAGCACCTGTTCTGGATCTTCGGCCACCCCGAGGTCTACATCCTCGTCCTGCCCGCGTTCGGGCTGGTGAGCGAGGTGATCCCGGCGTTCAGCCGTAAGCCGATCTTCGGCTACCCGGTGATGGTCTACGCCACGACGCTGATCGGCTTCCTCGGCTTCGGCGTGTGGGCGCACCACATGTTCGCGGTGGGCATGGGCCCGGTCGCGGACTCGCTGTTCTCGCTGACGACGATGCTCATCGCGATCCCGACGGGCGTGAAGATCTTCAACTGGATCTCCACGATGTGGGGCGGCGCGCTGAACTTCACGACGGCGATGAAGTACGCGACCGCGCTCGTCGGCCTATTCACGATCGGTGGCATCTCGGGCGTGATGCACTCGTCCCCCCCGGCCGACCTGCAGCAGACGGACACGTACTTCGTCGTCGCGCACTTCCACTACGTGCTGTTCGGCGGCTCGATGATGGGGCTGTTCGCGGGCATCTACTACTACTTCCCGAAGTTCACCGGGCGCCTGCTGAACGAGCGGCGCGGGAGCTGGAGCTTCTGGACCATGCTCGTCGGGATGAACCTGACGTTCTTCCCGATGCACTTCTCGGGGCTGCTCGGCATGCCGCGCCGCGTCTACACGTACGACGCGGACCAGGGCTACGCGGGCTTCAACCTCGCGTCGTCGATCGGCACGGCGATCCTCATCGTCGGCGTCTGGTTCACGATCTACAACCTGATCAAGAGCTGGAACGGCGGCGAGAAGGCGGGCAACGACCCGTGGGGCGCGGGGACGCTCGAGTGGACGATCCCGTCGCCGCCGCCCGACTACAACTTCGCCGAGCTGCCGCGCGTGACCTCGCGGTACCCCCTGTGGGACGTGAAGGCGCCCGAGCTCACGGCCGAGGTGCCGCACACGGAGCGCGGCGACACGCGGCTCGGGATCGGGGTGCCGGGCGCGGGGACGGGGGCGAACGGCGCCGAGGCGACGCACACGCACGTGAACCCGACGGGCGGCGAGGCGCCGCTAGGCGGGGCGCCGGTGATGGTGAACGCGAACGTGCCGGCCGGCAGCCGGACGCCGGGCGACCGGCCGTCGAGCGGCGAGATGGCGCGCACCGGCGTCATCCCGACCGCGAAGGAGCTCGGCATCCCGATGCCCTACCCGACGATCATGCCGCTCGTCTGTGCGCTCGGCGTGGTGGTGATGTTCTCGGGGCTGATGTTCCTCGAAAAGAACCTCCTGCTCGGCGTCGGCGTGATGGCGTTCGGCGCGCTCTGGTGGACCTCGTCGCTCTTCAACTGGCTCACGAACCCGCTCGAGGACGCGCACTAA
- the kup1_2 gene encoding putative potassium transport system protein kup 1: MTASHHEPGGRRLALLTLTALGVVFGDIGTSPLYALKECFTAPHGVSATPDNVYGVLSLVVWALTLVVTVKYVTFILRADNKGEGGILALLALIMQQNRRPSDRGARRVLVVLGLFGAALLYGDGVITPPVSVLGAVEGLNVIAPALERWVWILAIAILVVLFAGQRFGTDRVGRLFGPVMLVWFATIAALGISGFRHHPGVLRALWPGYGVRFFAAHGWHGFVILGSVVLAVTGAEALYADMGHFGRRPIRLAWLALVFPCLLLNYFGQGALLLADPAAAANPFYLLAPPGLQIPLLVIATFAAIVASQALISGAFSLTQQAVQLGFAPRVDIRHTSVQEAGQIYIPEINAALAAGCVAIVVGFRTSSALAAAYGIAVTGTMAITSLLFYVVARQRWQWPRPRALALAGLFLAVDLAFFGANVLKIAQGGWVPLSIAALLYVLMATWKRGRALLSRQLRDASLPLETFLADVGRRRPPRVPGTAVFMTSSSGGAPVVLLHHLKHNKVLHEQVVLLSVHTADVPEVDRPETLTVEPLGHGFFRVVVSYGFMETPNVPQVMTLLAAHGVRARPMETSYYLGRERLLPTGDSPMQRWRKQLFVFMSRNARSATEFFNIPPNRVVELGTQIEF, encoded by the coding sequence GTGACCGCTTCGCACCACGAGCCCGGGGGCCGCCGCCTCGCGCTGCTCACCCTCACCGCGCTCGGCGTCGTCTTCGGCGACATCGGCACGAGCCCGCTCTACGCCCTCAAGGAGTGCTTCACGGCGCCGCACGGCGTGAGCGCCACGCCCGACAACGTCTACGGCGTGCTGTCGCTCGTCGTCTGGGCGCTCACGCTCGTGGTGACGGTCAAGTACGTCACCTTCATCCTGCGCGCCGACAACAAGGGCGAGGGCGGCATCCTCGCCCTGCTCGCGCTCATCATGCAGCAGAACCGGCGCCCGAGCGACCGCGGCGCGCGGCGCGTGCTCGTCGTCCTCGGCCTCTTCGGCGCGGCGCTCCTCTACGGCGACGGCGTCATCACCCCGCCCGTCTCCGTGCTCGGCGCGGTCGAGGGGCTCAACGTGATCGCCCCCGCGCTCGAGCGCTGGGTGTGGATCCTCGCGATCGCGATCCTCGTCGTCCTCTTCGCGGGGCAGCGCTTCGGCACCGACCGCGTGGGGCGGCTGTTCGGGCCGGTGATGCTCGTCTGGTTCGCGACGATCGCCGCGTTAGGCATCTCCGGCTTCCGGCACCACCCCGGCGTGCTCCGCGCGCTCTGGCCCGGGTACGGCGTCCGCTTCTTCGCCGCGCACGGCTGGCACGGCTTCGTCATCCTCGGCTCGGTCGTGCTCGCGGTGACCGGGGCCGAGGCGCTCTACGCCGACATGGGCCACTTCGGGCGGCGGCCGATCCGGCTCGCCTGGCTCGCGCTCGTCTTCCCCTGCCTGCTGCTCAACTACTTCGGGCAGGGCGCGCTCCTCCTCGCCGACCCCGCGGCCGCGGCGAACCCGTTCTACCTGCTCGCGCCCCCCGGGCTGCAGATCCCGCTCCTCGTGATCGCGACCTTCGCCGCGATCGTCGCCTCGCAGGCGCTGATCTCCGGCGCGTTCTCGCTCACGCAGCAGGCCGTCCAACTCGGCTTCGCGCCGCGCGTCGACATCCGGCACACGTCGGTCCAGGAGGCGGGGCAGATCTACATCCCGGAGATCAACGCCGCGCTCGCCGCCGGGTGCGTCGCGATCGTCGTCGGCTTCCGCACCTCGAGCGCGCTCGCGGCCGCGTACGGCATCGCCGTCACGGGAACGATGGCAATCACGTCGCTGCTCTTCTACGTCGTCGCGCGGCAGCGGTGGCAGTGGCCGCGCCCGCGGGCGCTGGCCCTCGCCGGCCTCTTCCTCGCCGTGGACCTCGCGTTCTTCGGCGCCAACGTGCTCAAGATCGCCCAGGGCGGCTGGGTGCCGCTCTCGATCGCGGCGCTGCTCTACGTGTTGATGGCGACCTGGAAGCGCGGGCGCGCACTGCTCTCGCGCCAGCTCCGCGACGCGTCGCTCCCGCTCGAGACGTTCCTCGCCGACGTCGGCCGCCGCCGGCCGCCGCGCGTGCCCGGCACCGCGGTGTTCATGACCTCGTCGTCCGGCGGCGCGCCCGTCGTCCTGCTCCACCACCTCAAGCACAACAAGGTGCTGCACGAGCAGGTCGTCCTCCTCTCCGTCCACACCGCCGACGTCCCCGAGGTCGACCGCCCCGAGACGCTCACCGTCGAGCCGCTCGGCCACGGCTTCTTCCGCGTCGTCGTGAGCTACGGCTTCATGGAGACGCCGAACGTGCCGCAGGTGATGACGCTCCTCGCCGCGCACGGCGTGCGCGCGCGGCCGATGGAGACGAGCTACTACCTCGGCCGCGAGCGGCTGCTGCCGACCGGCGACAGCCCGATGCAGCGGTGGCGCAAGCAGCTGTTCGTGTTCATGTCGCGCAACGCGCGCTCGGCGACGGAGTTCTTCAACATCCCGCCCAACCGCGTGGTCGAGTTGGGGACGCAGATCGAGTTTTGA
- a CDS encoding membrane protein, with protein MLMLLHPVAQVGAGLSIHASTVVGSLALGALYEWRARQASVSTVDGAHPGSPTTAQRAMFFGALAVLLATLNGPLHDLSDTYLFSAHMVQHLVLELVVPPLLVAGTPGWMLRPLLRPRRVRRLAEVALTPVSCFAIFNVVLAAWHLPPLYNLALAQHPVHIFQHLMFLSASVVMWWPLLSPLPELPRLSYPGQMLYCFLMTLPMSVVAVYITMADRVLYPLYAIAPRVVGISPLEDQRYGGLVMWIPGGMFFYLVMTAVFWKWSRTGDEPEAAQVAVRVRTA; from the coding sequence ATGTTGATGCTCCTCCACCCCGTCGCGCAGGTCGGCGCGGGACTCTCGATCCACGCGAGCACGGTCGTCGGCTCGCTCGCGCTCGGCGCGCTCTACGAGTGGCGCGCGCGGCAGGCGTCGGTCTCGACCGTGGACGGCGCGCACCCGGGCTCGCCGACGACGGCGCAGCGCGCGATGTTCTTCGGCGCGCTCGCCGTCCTGCTCGCGACGCTCAACGGCCCGCTGCACGACCTCAGCGACACGTACCTCTTCTCGGCGCACATGGTGCAGCACCTCGTGCTCGAGCTGGTCGTACCGCCGCTGCTCGTCGCCGGAACCCCCGGGTGGATGTTGCGGCCGCTGCTCCGGCCGCGGCGCGTGCGCCGGCTCGCGGAGGTCGCGCTCACGCCGGTCAGCTGCTTCGCCATCTTCAACGTCGTGCTCGCGGCGTGGCACCTGCCGCCGCTCTACAACCTGGCGCTCGCACAACATCCGGTCCACATCTTCCAGCACCTGATGTTCCTGAGCGCGAGCGTGGTGATGTGGTGGCCGCTCCTCAGCCCGCTGCCCGAACTGCCGCGGCTGAGCTACCCGGGGCAGATGCTGTACTGCTTCCTCATGACGCTGCCGATGTCGGTCGTCGCAGTCTACATCACGATGGCGGACCGGGTGCTCTACCCGCTGTATGCGATCGCGCCGAGGGTGGTCGGGATCTCGCCGCTCGAAGACCAGCGGTACGGGGGGCTGGTCATGTGGATCCCCGGGGGGATGTTCTTTTATCTCGTGATGACGGCGGTGTTCTGGAAGTGGTCGCGGACGGGGGATGAACCGGAGGCGGCGCAGGTGGCGGTACGAGTTAGGACGGCGTGA
- a CDS encoding cytochrome o ubiquinol oxidase subunit III — MGATVTTMTSANQADTHTAGHYTTTGLDSRKIAIWAFIGSECMLFTSLISTYLIYKGRSLVGPFPHEYYCPSTNATAGAENAAAFLRQCPGALKPILNIPVTSASTFVLLMSSLCMVLAHNAVVNADNPQRARWNSSKLWLAMTAVLGATFLGFQAYEFTSFVHEGLTIRTNLFGSSFFTLTGFHGGHVTAGVIWLLALLAIDVKRGLRPGDALAVDLAALYWHFVDVVWIVIFTLVYLIQ, encoded by the coding sequence ATGGGAGCGACCGTCACCACGATGACGTCCGCCAACCAGGCGGATACGCACACCGCGGGGCACTACACGACCACGGGGCTCGACAGCCGGAAGATCGCCATCTGGGCGTTCATCGGGTCGGAGTGCATGCTCTTCACGTCGCTCATCTCGACGTACCTGATCTACAAGGGCCGGTCGCTCGTGGGGCCGTTCCCGCACGAGTACTACTGCCCGTCGACCAACGCGACGGCCGGCGCGGAGAACGCGGCCGCGTTCCTGCGACAGTGCCCGGGGGCGCTGAAGCCGATCCTCAACATCCCGGTCACGTCGGCGTCGACGTTCGTGCTGCTGATGTCGTCGCTCTGCATGGTGCTCGCGCACAACGCGGTCGTGAACGCGGACAACCCGCAGCGCGCGCGCTGGAACAGCTCGAAGCTGTGGCTCGCGATGACGGCGGTCCTCGGCGCGACGTTCCTCGGCTTCCAGGCGTACGAGTTCACCTCGTTCGTGCACGAGGGGCTGACGATCCGCACGAACCTGTTCGGCTCGAGCTTCTTCACACTCACCGGCTTCCACGGCGGCCACGTCACGGCCGGCGTGATCTGGCTGCTCGCGCTCCTCGCGATCGACGTGAAGCGGGGGCTCCGGCCGGGCGACGCGCTCGCCGTCGACCTCGCCGCGCTCTACTGGCACTTCGTCGACGTCGTCTGGATCGTGATCTTCACGCTCGTCTACCTCATCCAGTAG
- a CDS encoding deacylase/carboxypeptidase superfamily protein, with protein sequence MRSSRRFAALSLPALLAAAPRVTAAQPLLPAARDTAARDDRRFDFAARGPYRPEVPRPEALLGYPLGARNTQYGEQERVLLAVADAARDRVRVEEIGASHEGRRMRVFVVSAPENIARLDAIRADLGRLADPRVTGAAEAAVIAARTPAVVWISESVHGNESPGFESGMQLLYQFAASTEPATLAALRRAVVVINPSSNPDGHERFAVWYNSVARSDPANDAYEHREPWSIQGRFNHYRFDMNRDVIASTQPEVQAIMGGMLRWHPQVAVDQHGQVPTYFFPPAARPVNANIGPEGEKWLAIIGRANAAAFDAQGWQYFVRNEFDLYYPGYWDTWPSLNGATGMTYETDGGGWKGIAWRREDGSLLSFRDGIAKHWTAAMATIEATAARASERLVDYAAFRRHAVEQGRTGRMRQVVLVPGADPQRAAELAAALVRAGVEVRQTNVGFASARAHAYGAGSAIEAPNARGAARRFAGGAYVVDLAQPQGRLARAVLEPAPVLDSTFARRQVERFRRNLRRAGASGEDAEFYDITAWSLPLAFGVEAYWTEDAAGGGGALLQPPSAGLPGPPLAAADAAAPYAARPVALAGPAAAPYGGAGAEPLATEPLATPLGGGVTGGVASPTAYLFTAAPSGAAPLAFRLLASGYRVDVATDSVEAGGRLWPRGTFVLVASRNDPSLRATLDRLARERGVPVTPVASAYTERAQFGIGSSALTALKRPRVAVVGDEGVSQTAFGALWWTMDRRWSVDFVHLNWAALANGDLSRFDVIVVPDGSPGAIGRAVGGEALARLKSWARAGGTLVTMGGATEWAARPDVDLTSARRVGGDTTSNAARPATADTTAPPRDDLLAVTSPGAAPNTPAPVPGAMFDAVLDRTHWLTFGYDQPRVTALVEGGTFLRLSREGTNVAVFPRTGPVTRAGFTWPGNTERLLRNTALVVEEPLGRGHVVLFQNDPTFRGWVRSMDRLVLNAVLLGPSF encoded by the coding sequence GTGCGCTCCTCCCGCCGCTTCGCCGCTCTCTCACTGCCGGCCCTCCTCGCCGCGGCGCCCCGCGTTACGGCCGCCCAGCCCCTCCTCCCCGCCGCCCGCGACACCGCCGCGCGCGACGACCGCCGCTTCGACTTCGCCGCCCGCGGCCCGTACCGCCCCGAGGTCCCCCGCCCCGAGGCGCTGCTCGGCTACCCGTTAGGCGCGCGCAACACGCAGTACGGCGAGCAGGAGCGCGTCCTCCTCGCGGTCGCCGACGCCGCGCGCGACCGCGTGCGCGTCGAGGAGATCGGCGCCTCGCACGAGGGGCGCCGGATGCGGGTTTTCGTCGTCAGCGCGCCCGAAAACATCGCCCGCCTCGACGCGATCCGCGCCGACCTCGGGCGGCTCGCCGACCCGCGCGTCACGGGCGCCGCCGAGGCCGCGGTGATCGCCGCGCGCACGCCCGCCGTCGTGTGGATCTCGGAGAGCGTGCACGGCAACGAGTCGCCCGGCTTCGAGAGCGGGATGCAGCTCCTCTACCAGTTCGCCGCGAGCACCGAGCCCGCGACGCTCGCCGCGCTCCGCCGCGCGGTCGTCGTCATCAACCCGAGCTCCAACCCCGACGGCCACGAGCGCTTCGCGGTGTGGTACAACTCGGTCGCGCGCAGCGACCCGGCCAACGACGCCTACGAGCACCGCGAGCCGTGGAGCATCCAGGGCCGCTTCAACCACTACCGGTTCGACATGAACCGCGACGTGATCGCGAGCACCCAGCCCGAGGTGCAGGCGATCATGGGCGGGATGCTCCGCTGGCACCCGCAGGTCGCCGTCGACCAGCACGGCCAGGTGCCGACGTACTTCTTCCCGCCCGCCGCGCGCCCGGTCAACGCGAACATCGGCCCGGAAGGCGAGAAGTGGCTCGCGATCATCGGCCGCGCCAACGCCGCGGCGTTCGACGCGCAGGGCTGGCAGTACTTCGTCCGCAACGAGTTCGACCTCTACTACCCGGGCTACTGGGACACCTGGCCGTCGCTCAACGGCGCGACCGGGATGACCTACGAGACCGACGGCGGCGGCTGGAAGGGGATCGCGTGGCGCCGCGAGGACGGCTCGCTGCTCTCCTTCCGCGACGGCATCGCGAAGCACTGGACGGCGGCGATGGCGACGATCGAGGCGACCGCGGCGCGCGCGTCGGAGCGGCTCGTCGACTACGCGGCGTTCCGGCGGCACGCGGTCGAGCAGGGGCGGACGGGGCGGATGCGGCAGGTCGTGCTCGTGCCCGGCGCGGACCCGCAGCGCGCCGCGGAGCTCGCCGCCGCGCTCGTGCGCGCGGGCGTGGAGGTCCGGCAGACGAACGTCGGCTTCGCGAGCGCCCGCGCCCACGCGTACGGCGCGGGCTCCGCGATCGAGGCGCCTAACGCGCGCGGCGCGGCGCGGCGCTTCGCGGGCGGCGCGTACGTCGTCGACCTCGCGCAGCCGCAGGGCCGACTCGCGCGCGCGGTGCTCGAGCCCGCGCCCGTACTCGATTCGACCTTCGCGCGCCGCCAGGTCGAACGCTTCCGCCGCAACCTGCGCCGCGCCGGGGCGAGCGGCGAGGACGCGGAGTTCTACGACATCACCGCCTGGTCGCTCCCCCTCGCGTTCGGCGTCGAGGCGTACTGGACCGAGGACGCGGCCGGCGGGGGCGGCGCCCTGCTCCAGCCGCCCTCGGCCGGGCTCCCCGGCCCGCCTCTCGCCGCGGCCGACGCGGCGGCGCCCTACGCCGCGCGCCCGGTCGCACTCGCCGGCCCCGCGGCCGCGCCCTACGGCGGTGCCGGCGCCGAGCCGCTGGCGACGGAGCCGCTCGCCACACCGTTAGGCGGCGGCGTCACGGGCGGGGTCGCCTCGCCCACCGCGTACCTCTTCACGGCGGCGCCGAGCGGCGCGGCCCCGCTCGCCTTCCGCCTCCTCGCCTCCGGGTACCGCGTCGACGTCGCGACGGACTCGGTCGAGGCCGGCGGGCGCCTGTGGCCACGCGGCACGTTCGTCCTCGTCGCGTCGCGCAACGACCCGTCGCTGCGCGCGACGCTCGACCGCCTCGCGCGCGAACGCGGCGTCCCGGTCACGCCGGTCGCCTCCGCCTACACCGAGCGCGCGCAGTTCGGCATCGGCTCCTCGGCGCTCACCGCGCTCAAGCGCCCGCGCGTCGCGGTCGTCGGCGACGAGGGCGTCTCGCAGACCGCGTTCGGCGCGCTCTGGTGGACGATGGACCGCCGCTGGTCGGTCGACTTCGTGCACCTCAACTGGGCGGCGCTCGCGAACGGCGACCTGTCGCGCTTCGACGTGATCGTCGTACCCGACGGCTCGCCCGGTGCGATCGGCCGGGCCGTCGGCGGCGAGGCGCTCGCGCGGCTGAAGAGCTGGGCGCGCGCGGGGGGCACGCTCGTCACGATGGGCGGCGCGACCGAGTGGGCCGCCCGCCCGGACGTCGACCTCACGAGCGCCCGGCGCGTCGGCGGCGACACAACCTCGAACGCCGCCCGCCCCGCGACCGCGGACACCACCGCGCCGCCGCGCGACGACCTGCTCGCCGTCACGAGCCCGGGCGCCGCTCCCAACACCCCCGCCCCGGTCCCGGGCGCGATGTTCGACGCGGTGCTCGACCGCACGCACTGGCTGACCTTCGGCTACGACCAGCCGCGCGTGACGGCCCTCGTCGAGGGCGGGACCTTCCTCCGCCTCTCGCGCGAGGGCACCAACGTCGCGGTCTTCCCGCGCACGGGGCCGGTCACCCGCGCGGGCTTCACCTGGCCCGGGAACACGGAGCGGCTGCTCCGGAACACCGCGCTGGTCGTCGAGGAGCCGTTAGGCCGGGGGCACGTCGTGCTCTTCCAGAACGACCCGACGTTCCGCGGCTGGGTGCGCAGTATGGACCGCCTGGTGCTCAACGCGGTGCTGCTCGGCCCGAGCTTCTGA
- a CDS encoding secretion protein HlyD, producing the protein MSTATRPEPAPAPPAAPAPAPAPPPAAPAPAGNRRRIVLPIIAVLLLLGGGWGFKTWNYARAHETTDNAQVDGHIVPVLAKVGGYVQRVTVDENQPVKEDQLLVQIDSADYAVRVTQAQADLQASQAGVGGRGSSEALVQTAESQTAAGQANVAAARATLAKAQADFTRYQQLAAEQIISQQQLDGARAAVDVAAAQVTAAQRQAAAAGSGIGNAQAGVRLADARLASSRAALDNAKLQLSYTHITAPVSGVVSKKTVEVGQLVQPGQTLMSVVADTGTWVTANFKETQLDDIRIGQPVDLDVDAYDGATAKGVVESISAASGAKFALLPPDNATGNFTKVVQRVPVRVRITQGLGANRPLRPGMSVYARVATKEGAAPNAAAAPGAAPAANGGAR; encoded by the coding sequence ATGTCCACCGCGACCCGACCCGAGCCCGCCCCCGCCCCGCCGGCCGCCCCCGCTCCCGCGCCGGCCCCGCCTCCCGCCGCGCCCGCGCCGGCCGGCAACCGCCGGCGCATCGTCCTGCCGATCATCGCCGTGCTCCTGCTCCTCGGCGGCGGCTGGGGGTTCAAGACCTGGAATTACGCGCGCGCCCACGAGACCACCGACAACGCGCAGGTCGACGGCCACATCGTCCCGGTGCTCGCCAAGGTCGGCGGCTACGTCCAGCGCGTGACCGTGGATGAGAACCAGCCGGTCAAGGAAGACCAGCTGCTCGTGCAGATCGACAGCGCCGACTACGCCGTGCGCGTGACGCAGGCGCAGGCCGACCTGCAGGCGTCGCAGGCCGGGGTCGGCGGCCGCGGCTCGTCGGAGGCGCTCGTGCAGACGGCGGAGAGCCAGACCGCCGCCGGCCAGGCGAACGTCGCCGCCGCGCGCGCCACGCTCGCCAAGGCGCAGGCCGACTTCACGCGCTACCAGCAGCTCGCCGCGGAGCAGATCATCTCGCAACAGCAGCTCGACGGCGCGCGCGCCGCGGTCGACGTGGCCGCGGCGCAGGTGACCGCCGCGCAGCGCCAGGCCGCGGCGGCCGGGTCGGGGATCGGCAACGCGCAGGCCGGCGTCCGCCTCGCCGACGCGCGCCTCGCCAGTTCGCGCGCCGCGCTCGACAACGCCAAGCTGCAGCTCTCCTACACGCACATCACCGCCCCGGTGAGCGGCGTGGTCTCCAAGAAGACGGTCGAGGTCGGCCAGCTCGTGCAGCCCGGCCAGACCCTCATGAGCGTCGTCGCCGACACGGGCACCTGGGTGACGGCCAACTTCAAGGAGACGCAGCTCGACGACATCCGCATCGGCCAGCCGGTCGACCTCGACGTCGACGCCTACGACGGCGCCACCGCGAAGGGCGTGGTCGAGAGCATCTCGGCGGCGAGCGGCGCCAAGTTCGCGCTCCTCCCGCCGGACAACGCGACGGGCAACTTCACGAAGGTCGTGCAGCGCGTGCCGGTGCGCGTCCGCATCACGCAGGGGCTCGGCGCCAACCGCCCGCTCCGCCCGGGGATGAGCGTGTACGCCCGCGTCGCGACGAAGGAAGGCGCGGCGCCTAACGCGGCGGCCGCGCCGGGCGCCGCGCCCGCGGCGAACGGCGGCGCGCGCTGA
- a CDS encoding HDIG domain-containing protein, with amino-acid sequence MSDVAPGAAPLPARADVLALVHEWTAGESLRKHMLAVEAAMRAYARHFGADEARWGLAGLVHDFDYERYPNAERAATEQHPAAGVLHLRALGYPEDVLDAVLAHADYTGTPRTTPMARALFAVDELTGLITAAALVKPSRRVADVDVAGVRRKMKDKGFARGVSRDDVINGAAELGVDLDEHVGRVLAAMQAEAGALGL; translated from the coding sequence GTGTCCGACGTGGCGCCCGGCGCGGCGCCCCTCCCCGCGCGCGCCGACGTGCTCGCCCTCGTGCACGAGTGGACGGCGGGTGAGTCGCTGCGCAAGCACATGCTCGCCGTCGAAGCCGCGATGCGCGCCTACGCGCGGCACTTCGGCGCGGACGAGGCGCGCTGGGGGCTCGCCGGGCTCGTACACGACTTCGACTACGAGCGTTACCCGAACGCCGAGCGCGCCGCCACCGAACAGCACCCGGCCGCGGGCGTGCTCCACCTGCGCGCGCTCGGCTACCCCGAGGACGTGCTCGATGCGGTCCTGGCGCACGCCGACTATACGGGCACGCCGCGCACGACGCCGATGGCGCGCGCCCTGTTCGCGGTCGACGAACTGACCGGCCTGATCACCGCGGCCGCGCTCGTCAAGCCGTCGCGGCGTGTGGCCGACGTCGATGTGGCGGGCGTGCGACGGAAGATGAAAGACAAGGGATTCGCGCGCGGGGTCAGCCGCGACGACGTGATCAACGGCGCGGCCGAACTCGGGGTCGACCTCGACGAACACGTCGGGCGCGTGCTCGCGGCGATGCAGGCGGAGGCGGGCGCACTGGGACTCTGA